Proteins encoded together in one Impatiens glandulifera chromosome 1, dImpGla2.1, whole genome shotgun sequence window:
- the LOC124937103 gene encoding geraniol 8-hydroxylase-like, producing the protein MELLKFFFYFLLPSALLQLLFSVRRARLSRRLPPGPISLPIIGNLLQLGNKPHESLTRLAQTYGPIISLKLGQMTTIVISSPVMAQEVLQKQDISFSNKFIPDAVRACDAHKLSIVFQPSNDHWRSLRRLSHTHIFSGRVLDSTQHIRRKKVEELVAYVRKCCHKSVTVNVGQAAFRTSLNVLSNTLFSIDLAGTEGDEACDFKDLVWNVMVEAGKPNLVDYFPVLRAIDPQRIRRRMSLYFVKFRILFGEMIDKKMAMKTFLRDISEGDIIDMLLKISLENNDELNKEIIVQMCQEFFIAGTDTTSSTLEWAMTELFRHPTSMENAKNELKRVVGLGKQVEESDIDRLPYLGAVLKETIRMHPPAPFLVPRQVYTEVNLCSYTIPKGAQVLVNVWAIGRDPDIWESPMEFKPERFIDSKIDVRGQDFELIPFGAGRRICPGLSLAMRLLPTVLGSLINLFDWKIVGDVNNLDIEEKFGLTLQKANPLLAVPIPK; encoded by the exons tcTATTTCCTTCTCCCTTCTGCGTTGCTCCAACTCCTCTTCTCAGTCCGTCGAGCCCGACTGAGCAGACGTCTCCCACCAGGCCCCATCTCGTTACCTATCATCGGTAACCTATTACAATTAGGCAACAAGCCTCACGAGTCATTGACGCGGTTAGCCCAAACATATGGTCCAATAATATCGTTAAAGTTAGGTCAAATGACTACGATAGTAATTTCATCACCCGTCATGGCGCAAGAAGTCCTACAAAAACAAGACATTTCCTTTTCCAATAAGTTCATCCCCGATGCTGTTCGTGCATGCGATGCACACAAACTCTCTATTGTTTTTCAACCCTCTAACGACCATTGGCGGAGCTTGCGGAGGCTCTCTCACACTCATATATTCTCCGGCCGAGTACTTGATTCCACACAACATATTCGACGTAAGAAGGTGGAGGAGCTCGTGGCTTACGTTCGGAAATGCTGCCACAAAAGCGTGACTGTGAATGTCGGTCAGGCAGCATTCCGAACATCGCTGAATGTTCTTTCCAACACTCTTTTCTCGATTGATTTGGCCGGTACGGAAGGGGACGAGGCGTGTGACTTTAAGGACTTGGTGTGGAACGTTATGGTGGAGGCCGGAAAACCCAACCTGGTGGACTATTTTCCGGTTCTACGCGCCATCGATCCGCAGAGGATACGCAGGCGAATGTCATTATATTTCGTTAAGTTTAGGATTTTGTTCGGTGAAATGATCGATAAGAAGATGGCGATGAAAACCTTCTTGAGAGATATTTCTGAAGGCGATATAATCGACATGCTTCTGAAGATTTCTCTAGAAAACAATGATGAATTAAACAAGGAAATCATAGTTCAAATGTGTCAG GAATTTTTTATCGCGGGAACAGATACTACCTCGAGCACACTTGAATGGGCAATGACCGAATTATTTCGACACCCAACTTCCATGGAAAATGCAAAAAATGAGCTAAAGCGCGTTGTTGGTCTCGGTAAACAAGTAGAAGAGTCTGATATTGATAGATTGCCTTATTTGGGAGCAGTTCTAAAAGAAACTATAAGAATGCATCCACCAGCCCCATTTCTTGTCCCTCGACAAGTTTATACAGAAGTTAATCTGTGTAGCTACACGATCCCAAAGGGAGCACAAGTGTTGGTGAACGTTTGGGCAATAGGTCGAGATCCCGATATCTGGGAGAGCCCCATGGAATTTAAACCGGAGAGGTTTATTGATTCAAAAATTGATGTTCGTGGCCAAGACTTTGAATTGATTCCTTTTGGAGCCGGACGGAGAATTTGCCCGGGATTATCCTTAGCGATGAGACTCCTTCCGACGGTGTTGGGCTCGttgattaatttgtttgattggaAAATTGTGGGAGATGTTAATAACTTGGACATCGAAGAGAAATTTGGCCTCACTTTACAAAAGGCTAACCCTCTCCTAGCCGTTCCAATTCCTAAATAG